Part of the Burkholderia humptydooensis genome, GGCACGCGTGCGACGCCGCCCAATACGAGCGAGAACGCCGCGCAGACGGCAATCGCCCGTGCGGCCACGGCGGCGCCGGCCCCTTGCAACGCGTAGCCGCCCGCGCGCAGCCACACAGCGTCGACGAGCCCCACCGCCGCGCACAACGCTGCGCCGACGCCATAGCGGCCCATCGCGAGCGTGCGGTGGCGCGAGTTGTCGACGGGGGCGGTGTCTGCGCGATGCGTCATGAATTCACTCTCGTCGGGCGGCTGGCCGCGCCCGGCGGCTCCCGGCATGGCTCCGGCGGTTCGCCGCGCACGGCGTGCCCGAAGCGGGTCCGATGCCGGCGAAAAACGGCCGCTCGGGCGGGCGCGTCGCCCATCATAGATCGTCGGTCGCGCGTGGGTCGATCATCGCCTACGCGCATGTCGCCTACGCGCACACGTCACCCAAGCGCAGCCCCCGCCTCGTCGCGAGCCGCCGCGCCCGCATAATGGTGCGCCCGCCCAGCGCACGTGCATCGGACGCGTCCGCGCCACGCCGCCTGCGCATGCCGGGCGTTTTCGCTATCATCGGGCAAACGGCGCCGGCAAGCCGCGCCCGAACCGCAAGGTTCGAAAGAAAAGCCGTTCGAAAGGACCGCGCCTGCAATGCCGCGCCTTTCCCGCCCGACTCCGACCGAACGGCCCGCCTCGGGCCGTCGACAACCCGCCGCCTGCCCGGCGAGCGCCATCGCATGAACCACTCACTCCGCCCGATTGTTCGATTGCTGATCCCGATCGCGACGCTTGCGACCGCGTCGTCCGCGTACGCCGATTCACAAGCGCTCGACGCCGCACTCGACTGCTCATCGACAGGCCACGCGTTCGTCGCGCCGCTCGTCGCCAGCGGCGCGATCCGCTCGCAGCCGATGCACGTCGAAGCGAACTCGATGAATGCGTTCCGCACGAACCGTTCGCTGACCGCCTACGGTTTCCCGATCTACGTCGTGCTCGGCTATCAGGAGAACGACCCGCTCTTCACGCATGGCGACGGCGAGCCGATCGGCGACTGGGCATATGGCGTCGTCGTCCGGGGCTCGATGCAAGCGGTGGAGGCGAAGGTGCGCGAGGCGGGCAGCCGGGCGGTCGTCAAGGATGCGTTTCCGTTTCTGACGGCGATCGTCTGCACGTCGCCGTGAGCGCGCCGGCATACGACGGCCGACAGCCCAATGCGCGGGCGGCACAACCGGATCACGCGCCCGTATAGACGACGCGATACGGAATGCCGACCTTCTCCCACTCGGCAGCCTCCTGACTGAGGCTGTAGTCGGTGAGCGGATTCTGCTGGACCCACGCGCTCGGCAGGTGCACCTCGTAGCCGCCCTTTTTCATCTGCGCGACGCTGATGTCGGGCAGGCCGGCGTCGTTCCGGCGCCGGCACAGCAGCGACGCGAGGCGCAGGCAGAACAGCAGCGGCCATTCGACTTCGCGCGACTGCGACAGCTTGCCGAGCTTGCCCGCGTGCCCGAGCACGAGCGCGGCGAGCCGCGCCTGGTCGGTGCGCGAGAAACCCGGCATGTCGGCGTTGCTCGCGATGTACGCCGAATGCTTGTGGTACGCGCTGTGCGAAATCGACAGCCCGATCTCGTGCAACGCGGCCGCCCAGCCGAGGAACGTGCGGCTTTCGTCGCGAGCCTCGCCTTCGGGCTCGTCGAGCTGGTCGTAGAAACGCGCGGCGAGCGCGCCGATGCGCGCCGCCTGCGCGCGATCGACGCCGTAGCGGCGCGTGAAGCCGTCGACCGTCACCGCGCGCATGTCCTCGTGCTGCGTGCGGCCGAGCAGGTCGTACAGCACGCCCAGGCGCAGCGCGCCGTCCGTCGTGTCGACGTAGTCGATGCCGAGCTCCTCGAACACCGCGAGCATGATCGACAGGCCGCCCGCGAGCACCGGCACGCGATCGGGCTTCAGCGCGACGAGCTTCAGCCGGTTCACGTTCTCGGCCTTGATGAGCGCGCGCTTCAGGCGCTCGAGCCCGCCGCGCGAGATGCCGTGCGACACGCCCGCGTCGTTGAAGCCGTTCGCCTCGACGAGCTCCGCGAGCGCGCGCGCGGTGCCGGACGAGCCGATCGCCTGATCCCACCCCGCCTTCTTGTATTCGCCGGAAATGATCTGGATTTCGCGCTTCGCGGCGAGCTCGGCCTGGCGCATCGTGTATTCGTCCACGTTGCCGGCCGGAAAGAACGCGCGGCTGTGACTCACGCAGCCAATGTAGAGGCTCTCCATCACGAGCGGCATGTAGTGCTGGCCGATGATGAACTCGGTCGAGCCGCCGCCGATGTCGACGACGAGCCGCTTGCCGGTGTTCGCCGGCACCGAGTGCGCGGCGCCCGCATAGATGAGGCGCGCTTCCTCGCGGCCCGCGATCACCTCGATCGGAAAGCCGAGCGCCGCCTCCGCCTCGGCGAGAAACTCGCCGGCGTTCTTCGCGACCCGCAGCGTATTGGTCGCGACCGCGCGCACGTGATCGGGATGAAAATCGCGCAGCCGCTCGCCGAAGCGCTTGAGCGCCTCCCACCCGCGCTCCTGCGACGCGCGATCGAGCATCTTGTCGCGGGACAGGCCCGCCGCGAGCCGCACGGGCTCGCGCAGCGCGTCGACGGGATAGATCTGGCTGCCGGCGGGCGTCTCCTCGACGCGCCCGACAATGAGCCGGAAGCTGTTCGAGCCGAGATCGACGGCAGCCAGTAGATGCGGGGATGTAACCATCGAGGGGGCTCCGTTCTCGCCTGGTGCGCGCAGGCGATGCTGTGCGTACCGAAAAGATCAAAGGCGCCATTTTAAGCGCTGCGCGCCTTCCGGTGTCGGCCGCGAGCCGGCCGACACATGCTTTCATTGTATCCAGAGGACGCTTTTATGAAATCCCAGGTTTTCGAGCGTATGATTTGCCGATAAACATCAAACTGTCATCAGCACGTCATCGCACCGTGAGAATTTCCGAGCGACCTTTCGAGTCTGCGCCTGACCTTCCGTATTCTCTGCCGATGTCCCTTCGTTATCCGCTTCTGAATCGCGAGCTCGGCATCCTCGGCTTCAACGAGCGCGTGCTCGCCCAAGCCGCCGATCCGCACGTCCCGCTCCTCGAACGCCTGCGCTTCATCTGCATCACGAGCAGCAACCTCGACGAATTCTTCGAAGTCCGGATGGCCGGCCTTCAGGAGCAGATGCGCGACAATCCGGGCGCGCTCGCGCCGGACGGCATGTCGCTGCAGCATGTGTACGACCTCGTCGTCGAGCGCGCGCAGCGGCTCGTGCACCGGCAGTACACGATGCTGCACGAAACGATCCTGCCCGCGCTCGAACAGGAAGGCATCTATTTTCACGGCACCGAGACATGGAGCGACGCGCAGATCGAATGGGCGCGCCGCTATTTCTTCGACGAGCTGCTGCCCGTTCTCACGCCGATCGGCCTCGATCCCGCGCATCCGTTCCCGCGCGTGCTGAACAAGAGCCTGAACTTCGTGATCGAGCTCGAAGGCCGCGACGCGTTCGGCCGTCAGGCGGTGATGGGCATCGTGCAGGCGCCGCGCGCGCTGCCGCGCCTCGTGCGCGTGCCGCAGGAACTGTCGGGCTTTCAGCACGGCTTCGTGCTGCTGAGCTCGCTGATGCAGCGCTTCGTCGGCGAGCTGTTTCCGAAGCTCGTCGTCAAGAGCTGCAACCAGTTTCGGATCACGCGCAACAGCGAACTCTTCGTCGACGAGGACGAAATCACGAACCTGCGCGTCGCGCTGCAGGGCGAGCTGCCCGCGCGCCATCTCGGCAATGCGGTGCGGCTCGAGGTGTCGGCCGACACGCCACCGCATCTCGTGCGGCGCCTGCTCGACGAAAGCGGCCTGACCGAGAAGGATTGCTATCGCGTCGACGGCCCCGTCAATCTCGTGCGGCTGATGCAGTTGCCGGATCTCGTCGACCTGCCCGAGCTCAAGTTCACGCCATTCCTGCCGGCGATCCCGCCCGCGGTCGCGAACGCGCCGTCGATGTTCGACGCGATCGATCGCGGCGACATCCTGCTGCACCACCCATACGAGAGCTTCCAGCCGGTGCTCGAACTGCTGCAGCAGGCGGCGCGGGACCCGAGCGTCGTCGCGATCAAGCAGACGATCTACCGCACGGGCACCGATTCGCCGCTGATGGACGCGCTGATGGAAGCCGCGCGCAACGGCAAGGAAGTGACGGTCGTGGTCGAGCTGCTCGCGCGCTTCGACGAGGAGACGAACATCAACTGGGCCGCGCAGCTCGAATCGGTGGGCGCGCACGTCGTGTACGGCGTCGTCGGCCACAAGTGCCACGCGAAGATGATGCTGATCGTGCGCCGCGTGACGCAAGGCGGCAAATCAATGCTGCGCCGCTACGCGCACCTCGGCACCGGCAACTATCATCCACGCACCGCGCGCGTCTACACCGACTTCGGATTGATGACGTCGGAGCCCACGATCTGCGAGGACGTGCATCACGTGTTCCAGCAATTGACGGGCATCGGCGGCGAGCTGAAGCTGCACGAGATGTGGCAATCGCCGTTCACGCTGCACCCGCGGCTGATCGAGCACATCCGCGCGGAAGCCGGGAACGCGCGCGCCGGCAAGCGGGCACGGATCGTGGCGAAGATGAACGCGCTGCTCGAGCCGACCGTGATCGCCGAGCTCTACGAGGCGTCGCAAGCCGGCGTGAAGGTCGACCTGATCGTGCGCGGCGTCTGCGCGCTGCAGCCCGGCGTGCCGGGGCTGTCGGAGAACATCACGGTGCGCTCGATCGTCGGGCGCTTTCTCGAGCACCATCGGATCTATTACTTCCACGCGGACGGTGAAGAGCTCGTCTATCTGTCGAGCGCCGACTGGATGGATCGGAATCTGTTCCGTCGTGTCGAAGTCGCGTTCCCGGTGCGCGAGCGCAAGCTGAAGCGCCGCGTGATCGCAGAAGGGCTGTCGGTGTTCCTCGGCGACAACCAGTCCGCGTGGCTCATGCAGAGCGACGGCCACTATCGCCGCCGCCGCGCGGGCAAGGCGCCGCGCAACGCACAGCTCGGGCTCCTCGCGAAATTCTGCTGACGGGCGGCGGCGCGGCGCGTTTTCCGCCGAGTCGAAAACCGTTGACGGAGAAGCACGACACCCTCCGGCGCGGCGCAGGCGCCGGGCGCACCGCGCCGCACGCGCGTCACGTCACGCCGCATGCCGCCGGCTGATCGTCCGATGCGCGGGAAAGCGCGCGGCAAACGTGCTGCCGCGCCCTTCCTCGCTCTGGATCGCCAGTTGCGCATCGTGCCGTTGCAGCACGTGCTTGACGATCGCGAGCCCGAGCCCCGTGCCGCCCGTGTCGCGCGAGCGGCTGCGATCGACGCGGTAGAACCGCTCGGTGAGCCGCGGCAGATCGGCGGCCGGGATGCCGAGCCCGCTGTCCGTGACCGAGAACACCGCCTGCGCGCCGTCACGCCGCCATTCGACGCGGATCGTCCCGCCCTCCGGCGTATAGCGGATCGCATTCGTCACGAGATTGCCGAGCGCGCTGAAGATCTCGGTCTGCGCGCCCGTCACCGCGAGCGTCTCGTCGACCTTGAACGTGATCTCGTGATGCCCGTTCGACAGCGTCTGCGCATCGTCCTTCAGGTGATCGAGCACCGTGCGCATGTCGACCGCGCGATCGGCAGGCGGCTTGCCTTCGCCCTCGAGCTTCGCGAGCACGAGCAGATCGGTGACGATGTGCCGCATCCGCGACGCCTGCTGCTCCATCAGCTCCAGATAGCGCGCGCGCTCGTCGTCGGACAGCGGCAGCTCGCGCATCGTCTCGAGAAAGCCCGACAGCACGGTGAGCGGCGTCTTCAGCTCGTGCGACACGTTCGCGACGAAGTCGCGCCGCATCGCGTCGGTGCGCTCGAGCTCGGTGATGTCCTGCGTGAGCAGCAGCTTGCGATTCTCGCCGTATGGAAACACCTGCACGGCGAGCACGTTCTGCCGGTTGCCGCCCATGCCGCGCATCACGAGCGTCTCGTCGTAATGCTGGCCGTTCAGGTAGCGGACGAAATCCGGATGGCGGACGAGATGCGTGATGTGCTGGCGCAGGTCGCGCTTCGTGTCGAGTCCGAAGTGCACTTCGGCGATCGCGTTGCACCACTCGATCTGATCGCGGTCGTCGAGCATCGCGACGCCGTTCGGCGAC contains:
- the ppx gene encoding exopolyphosphatase, whose product is MVTSPHLLAAVDLGSNSFRLIVGRVEETPAGSQIYPVDALREPVRLAAGLSRDKMLDRASQERGWEALKRFGERLRDFHPDHVRAVATNTLRVAKNAGEFLAEAEAALGFPIEVIAGREEARLIYAGAAHSVPANTGKRLVVDIGGGSTEFIIGQHYMPLVMESLYIGCVSHSRAFFPAGNVDEYTMRQAELAAKREIQIISGEYKKAGWDQAIGSSGTARALAELVEANGFNDAGVSHGISRGGLERLKRALIKAENVNRLKLVALKPDRVPVLAGGLSIMLAVFEELGIDYVDTTDGALRLGVLYDLLGRTQHEDMRAVTVDGFTRRYGVDRAQAARIGALAARFYDQLDEPEGEARDESRTFLGWAAALHEIGLSISHSAYHKHSAYIASNADMPGFSRTDQARLAALVLGHAGKLGKLSQSREVEWPLLFCLRLASLLCRRRNDAGLPDISVAQMKKGGYEVHLPSAWVQQNPLTDYSLSQEAAEWEKVGIPYRVVYTGA
- the ppk1 gene encoding polyphosphate kinase 1, coding for MSLRYPLLNRELGILGFNERVLAQAADPHVPLLERLRFICITSSNLDEFFEVRMAGLQEQMRDNPGALAPDGMSLQHVYDLVVERAQRLVHRQYTMLHETILPALEQEGIYFHGTETWSDAQIEWARRYFFDELLPVLTPIGLDPAHPFPRVLNKSLNFVIELEGRDAFGRQAVMGIVQAPRALPRLVRVPQELSGFQHGFVLLSSLMQRFVGELFPKLVVKSCNQFRITRNSELFVDEDEITNLRVALQGELPARHLGNAVRLEVSADTPPHLVRRLLDESGLTEKDCYRVDGPVNLVRLMQLPDLVDLPELKFTPFLPAIPPAVANAPSMFDAIDRGDILLHHPYESFQPVLELLQQAARDPSVVAIKQTIYRTGTDSPLMDALMEAARNGKEVTVVVELLARFDEETNINWAAQLESVGAHVVYGVVGHKCHAKMMLIVRRVTQGGKSMLRRYAHLGTGNYHPRTARVYTDFGLMTSEPTICEDVHHVFQQLTGIGGELKLHEMWQSPFTLHPRLIEHIRAEAGNARAGKRARIVAKMNALLEPTVIAELYEASQAGVKVDLIVRGVCALQPGVPGLSENITVRSIVGRFLEHHRIYYFHADGEELVYLSSADWMDRNLFRRVEVAFPVRERKLKRRVIAEGLSVFLGDNQSAWLMQSDGHYRRRRAGKAPRNAQLGLLAKFC
- the phoR gene encoding phosphate regulon sensor histidine kinase PhoR encodes the protein MNIIWARFLVSLVLLALVSAIIGAIAGPVPGLVFALAMLVVQGFVSTFHTQRLWRLLDAPVYGEVPSAPGIWGEIYYRLHKLAKQWHAQVRQVEQQHSRFIQAIQASPNGVAMLDDRDQIEWCNAIAEVHFGLDTKRDLRQHITHLVRHPDFVRYLNGQHYDETLVMRGMGGNRQNVLAVQVFPYGENRKLLLTQDITELERTDAMRRDFVANVSHELKTPLTVLSGFLETMRELPLSDDERARYLELMEQQASRMRHIVTDLLVLAKLEGEGKPPADRAVDMRTVLDHLKDDAQTLSNGHHEITFKVDETLAVTGAQTEIFSALGNLVTNAIRYTPEGGTIRVEWRRDGAQAVFSVTDSGLGIPAADLPRLTERFYRVDRSRSRDTGGTGLGLAIVKHVLQRHDAQLAIQSEEGRGSTFAARFPAHRTISRRHAA